Below is a genomic region from Candidatus Effluviviaceae Genus I sp..
TCGACGGCAGTCGGCGGATGCGGATCACGGACACGCAGGCGCTCACGCTCCGCGGCGCGTGGGGCGTCGGAAGCGGGACGGACTTCCCGTCGCACAGGCTCTTCTACCTCGGCGGCCTCGGGACGCTGCGCGGCTATCCCTACCGCGCCTACGAGGCGAAGAACCTCGCGTTCGTGTCCGCCGAGTACGCCGTGAGGATCCGGCCCGAACTCGAGATCATCTACTTCCTCGACTCGGGCGAGGTCTGGAACAACACGACGGGGTTCGACTGGGAAGAGCACAAGACGAACATCGGCATCGGCCTTCGGGTCGACGTGCCGGGCATCGGCGACATCAGGCTCGACGCGGCGCGGCCGACGACGACGGAGAACGTGGACACGGTCGTGAGCCTCAGACTGGTGTACCCTTCGTAGGGGCGTTGGTCCTGCTGCGGCCCCGCCGGGGAAGCGGCGCGGCGCTCGGGATCGGCGCAGTCAGTTCCACTCAACAGCGCGGCGAACATGGGGAGGCAGGAGATGCGGACGCTGCTCGTTACGGCGGCGGTGGTTATGGTGTGCTCGGGGGCTGGCGCCCAGTGGGTGTCCGATCCGTGGCTGCGTGGCGCGAGTTCCGTCGCGCTCAACGACGACGCCACGGCGGTCTTCCTCAATCCCGCCGGCCTCGGTCTCTTCAGCGACGAGGTCGGCAGCTACTCCGAGCTCGAGATGGCCGGCGAGGACGTCTCCGGAGCGCGCGTCGGCCTCAAGCTGGGCTCGCTCGGGCTGGGCTTCGACCGGCGGTACCTGTGGGAGCCGACGGAGGAACCGGGCATCGCGCCGGGGCGGAACGCCGTCGACACGTACACCCTCGGCACGGCGTTCGGCGACCCGAGGAGGTGGAGCCTCGGCGTCGGCCACCGC
It encodes:
- a CDS encoding BamA/TamA family outer membrane protein; the encoded protein is MRITDTQALTLRGAWGVGSGTDFPSHRLFYLGGLGTLRGYPYRAYEAKNLAFVSAEYAVRIRPELEIIYFLDSGEVWNNTTGFDWEEHKTNIGIGLRVDVPGIGDIRLDAARPTTTENVDTVVSLRLVYPS